A region from the Sandaracinus amylolyticus genome encodes:
- a CDS encoding serine/threonine-protein kinase, with product MTVPPTSPGTPEPSRVPTPITPGVLAVAQRAVSNEELATNHKRLVTAYGIATVLVPAFALTDFAREWAWPHHTALVTALVIRAIAMAVIGGAYFRLRTARALSERELDFWVNALTPFLAVVIALLSLCISGVDSPYTDAVNLVATGYAFVPRRWTKVVGSAITAVIAFPATFLVAALVWDRARAELSEPAFAMDLAIETAIFAATVAVLAYAAHLLWALRREVFAARSIGRYRVQKRLGRGGMGEVWSAFDETLKRNVALKVLRLDHADAVALARFEREVRATIELTHPNTVRVLDVGVTDDGISYYAMELLEGESLGALLRREKPLAPARAIHFALQAARALAEAHARGIVHRDVKPENLFVTRAGDEPDFLKVLDFGIARLDRAEHTQLTQTGMVAGTPQYLAPEVIEGGDATPAADVYALGVVLYEMLTGSSPYGRVEGPALLIAHLTTDAAPPSAHAPVGPAIDRIVMRCLRKRPSERYPSAREVAEALIELGIAETWRPSSAPPPQPALSLVASPDAETQIASPRAARSE from the coding sequence GTGACCGTCCCTCCCACCTCGCCCGGCACGCCCGAGCCGTCGCGCGTCCCGACGCCGATCACGCCCGGCGTGCTCGCGGTGGCGCAGCGCGCGGTGTCGAACGAAGAGCTCGCGACGAACCACAAACGGCTCGTCACGGCGTACGGGATCGCGACGGTGCTCGTGCCCGCGTTCGCGCTCACCGACTTCGCGCGCGAGTGGGCGTGGCCGCATCACACCGCGCTGGTCACCGCGCTCGTGATCCGCGCGATCGCGATGGCCGTCATCGGCGGCGCGTACTTCCGCCTGCGCACCGCGCGCGCGCTGAGCGAGCGCGAGCTCGACTTCTGGGTGAACGCGCTCACGCCGTTCCTCGCGGTCGTGATCGCGCTCCTGAGCCTCTGCATCAGCGGCGTCGACAGCCCGTACACCGACGCGGTCAACCTCGTCGCGACCGGCTACGCGTTCGTGCCGCGTCGCTGGACCAAGGTCGTCGGGAGCGCGATCACCGCCGTGATCGCATTTCCCGCGACGTTCCTCGTCGCCGCGCTCGTGTGGGACCGCGCGCGCGCCGAGCTCTCCGAGCCCGCGTTCGCGATGGATCTCGCGATCGAGACCGCGATCTTCGCGGCGACCGTCGCGGTGCTCGCCTACGCGGCGCACCTGCTCTGGGCGCTGCGGCGCGAGGTGTTCGCGGCGCGCAGCATCGGCCGCTATCGCGTGCAGAAGCGGCTCGGCCGCGGCGGGATGGGCGAGGTGTGGTCGGCGTTCGACGAGACGCTGAAGCGCAACGTCGCGCTCAAGGTGCTGCGTCTCGATCACGCGGACGCGGTCGCGCTGGCGCGCTTCGAGCGCGAGGTGCGCGCGACGATCGAGCTGACCCATCCGAACACGGTGCGCGTCCTCGACGTCGGCGTGACCGACGACGGCATCAGCTACTACGCGATGGAGCTGCTCGAGGGCGAGTCGCTCGGCGCGCTGCTGCGCCGCGAGAAGCCGCTCGCACCGGCGCGCGCGATCCACTTCGCGCTGCAGGCCGCGCGTGCGCTCGCCGAGGCCCACGCGCGCGGGATCGTGCATCGCGACGTGAAGCCCGAGAACCTCTTCGTCACGCGCGCGGGCGACGAGCCGGACTTCCTCAAGGTGCTCGACTTCGGCATCGCCCGGCTCGATCGCGCGGAGCACACACAGCTCACGCAGACCGGCATGGTCGCGGGCACGCCGCAGTACCTCGCGCCCGAGGTGATCGAGGGCGGGGACGCGACGCCCGCCGCCGACGTCTACGCGCTCGGCGTGGTGCTCTACGAGATGCTCACCGGCAGCTCGCCGTACGGCCGCGTCGAAGGTCCGGCGCTGCTGATCGCGCACCTCACGACCGACGCCGCGCCTCCCAGCGCGCACGCGCCGGTCGGGCCCGCGATCGATCGCATCGTGATGCGCTGCCTGCGGAAGCGACCGAGCGAGCGCTATCCGAGCGCGCGTGAGGTCGCCGAGGCGCTGATCGAGCTCGGCATCGCGGAGACGTGGCGGCCGAGCAGCGCGCCGCCTCCGCAGCCTGCGCTCTCCCTCGTCGCGAGCCCAGACGCCGAGACGCAGATCGCGAGCCCGCGCGCTGCCCGCAGCGAATGA
- the rlmN gene encoding 23S rRNA (adenine(2503)-C(2))-methyltransferase RlmN produces the protein MLGEETRSGRPHLFGMRPTDLAAFLRERGVVCTDAEARRLQAHVVSHGRDDLATIARPVPKRMREAIDAMLDRAPLELVDRVRDEDDGFVKYLFRHPDGALTEAVRIPLHQPGRFTLCLSSQVGCAMKCVFCATGKLGLTRNLRAWEMVAAFCAVRDDLARERPDARISGAVFMGQGEPFHNYDEVIRAAQVLSDPCGGRITQEAITISTVGLVPQILRYAREGHAFRLIVSLTSAIPEKRVRLLPVAGRFAMDDLVAALREVHTAIGKRVTVAWVLMGGVNHGDDEIEALRARFSDLPLRVNLIDLNRWAEDEDGMRRATDDERHELVAKLHAMGIATQRRYSGGRNKHAACGMLAAQHAESMPQPPPEAPFYGDS, from the coding sequence ATGCTCGGAGAGGAGACGCGGAGCGGTCGGCCGCACCTCTTCGGGATGCGCCCCACGGATCTCGCGGCGTTCCTCCGCGAGCGCGGTGTCGTGTGCACCGACGCGGAGGCGCGTCGGCTCCAGGCCCACGTCGTCTCGCACGGGCGCGACGACCTCGCGACGATCGCGCGCCCGGTGCCCAAGCGCATGCGCGAGGCGATCGACGCGATGCTCGATCGCGCACCGCTCGAGCTCGTCGATCGCGTGCGCGACGAGGACGACGGGTTCGTGAAGTACCTCTTCCGCCATCCCGACGGCGCGCTCACCGAGGCGGTGCGCATCCCGCTGCACCAGCCGGGTCGTTTCACGCTCTGTCTCTCGTCGCAGGTCGGCTGCGCGATGAAGTGCGTCTTCTGCGCGACCGGCAAGCTCGGCCTGACGCGCAACCTGCGCGCGTGGGAGATGGTCGCGGCGTTCTGCGCGGTGCGCGACGATCTCGCGCGCGAGCGCCCCGACGCGCGCATCAGCGGCGCGGTCTTCATGGGGCAGGGCGAGCCCTTCCACAACTACGACGAGGTCATCCGCGCTGCGCAGGTGCTGAGCGATCCGTGCGGCGGTCGGATCACGCAGGAGGCCATCACGATCTCCACCGTGGGGCTCGTGCCGCAGATCCTGCGCTACGCGCGCGAAGGGCACGCGTTCCGCCTCATCGTGTCGCTCACGAGCGCGATCCCCGAGAAGCGCGTGCGTCTGCTGCCCGTCGCGGGGCGCTTCGCGATGGACGATCTCGTCGCGGCGCTGCGCGAGGTGCACACCGCGATCGGCAAGCGCGTGACGGTCGCGTGGGTGCTGATGGGCGGCGTGAACCACGGCGACGACGAGATCGAGGCGCTGCGCGCGCGCTTCTCGGACCTTCCGCTGCGCGTGAACCTGATCGATCTGAACCGCTGGGCCGAGGACGAAGACGGCATGCGGCGCGCGACCGACGACGAGCGACACGAGCTCGTCGCGAAGCTGCACGCGATGGGCATCGCGACGCAGCGTCGTTATTCGGGCGGGCGCAACAAGCACGCTGCCTGCGGCATGCTCGCGGCGCAGCACGCGGAGTCGATGCCGCAGCCGCCGCCCGAAGCGCCGTTCTACGGCGATTCCTGA
- a CDS encoding alpha/beta hydrolase: protein MSDIQPRESRHVANGLSHRVLEWAPPDERGAPIVCAHGFLDHAWSFHFLAQHLARAGHRVLAFDWRGHGDTEWIGRGGYYHFEDYLLDLVELAPQLTDGAPHHWLGHSMGGTASAMFASTRPAGLLTLTLCEGLGPPAIALEAAPDRIAGWLSSVARVRAATPRPMRDLDEAAKRLLTQNADLDPAHARFLAEKSTRPVEGGLAWRFDPMHRTSSPRVFRPESFRALLARIDVPVLVVSTEHGFRTADHAERVAAIARAHEIELPGVGHNMHWRGAAALADAVLAHTRRAASGSPA, encoded by the coding sequence GTGAGCGACATCCAGCCGCGCGAGTCGCGCCACGTCGCGAACGGCCTCTCCCATCGCGTGCTCGAGTGGGCCCCGCCCGACGAGCGCGGCGCGCCGATCGTCTGCGCGCACGGCTTCCTCGATCACGCGTGGAGCTTCCACTTCCTCGCGCAGCACCTCGCGCGCGCCGGGCATCGGGTGCTCGCGTTCGACTGGCGCGGTCACGGCGACACCGAGTGGATCGGGCGCGGCGGCTACTATCACTTCGAGGACTATCTGCTCGATCTCGTCGAGCTCGCGCCGCAGCTCACCGACGGCGCGCCGCACCACTGGCTCGGGCACTCGATGGGCGGCACCGCGAGCGCGATGTTCGCGAGCACGCGCCCCGCGGGCCTGCTCACGCTCACGCTGTGCGAAGGCCTCGGCCCGCCCGCGATCGCGCTCGAGGCCGCGCCCGATCGCATCGCGGGCTGGCTCTCCTCGGTCGCGCGCGTGCGCGCCGCGACGCCGCGACCGATGCGCGATCTCGACGAGGCCGCCAAGCGCCTCCTCACCCAGAACGCCGATCTCGATCCCGCGCACGCGCGCTTCCTCGCGGAGAAGAGCACGCGCCCCGTGGAGGGCGGCCTCGCGTGGCGCTTCGATCCGATGCACCGCACCAGCTCGCCGCGCGTGTTCCGCCCCGAGAGCTTCCGCGCGCTCCTCGCGCGCATCGACGTCCCGGTGCTCGTCGTGTCCACCGAGCACGGCTTCCGCACCGCCGATCACGCCGAGCGCGTGGCCGCGATCGCGCGCGCCCACGAGATCGAGCTCCCCGGCGTCGGCCACAACATGCACTGGCGCGGCGCCGCGGCGCTCGCCGACGCCGTGCTGGCGCACACCCGCCGAGCGGCGTCAGGATCGCCGGCGTGA
- a CDS encoding YIP1 family protein, translated as MIPPTPIDAPTSHDPASCAAHPDRPGHATCSRCQRVACVACTHVLATGAVLCASCESERDGVIPWEQRRELGVVRALVRTVAGVITRPHAFFSQRTRERALAPTVALGLLLHLVAAASSTGWNLVFAEQTRAQMRADPVMRQLLWAASDEAFLAQLAVAPLLFFVSTFVAASFWWIALRAVGGLRRPYHVIVRALCYASATAALVPIVTPLTFVGPLGGAIGFAFGVWSTWIQIVAVSRMQGIEARRGALAFLLWLSLATMFACVLFTMLAATFASQIRIPNV; from the coding sequence GTGATCCCGCCCACCCCGATCGACGCGCCGACGTCGCACGATCCCGCGAGCTGCGCGGCGCACCCCGATCGCCCCGGTCACGCGACGTGCTCGCGCTGCCAGCGCGTCGCGTGCGTCGCGTGCACGCACGTGCTCGCCACCGGCGCCGTGCTCTGCGCGTCGTGCGAGTCGGAGCGCGACGGCGTCATCCCGTGGGAGCAGCGTCGCGAGCTCGGCGTCGTGCGCGCGCTCGTGCGCACCGTCGCCGGCGTGATCACCCGGCCGCACGCGTTCTTCTCGCAGCGCACGCGCGAGCGCGCGCTCGCGCCGACCGTCGCGCTCGGCCTGCTCCTGCACCTCGTCGCGGCGGCGTCGAGCACCGGCTGGAACCTCGTGTTCGCCGAGCAGACGCGCGCCCAGATGCGCGCCGATCCCGTGATGCGCCAGCTCCTGTGGGCGGCATCGGACGAAGCGTTCCTCGCGCAGCTCGCGGTCGCGCCGCTCTTGTTCTTCGTCAGCACGTTCGTCGCCGCGTCGTTCTGGTGGATCGCGCTGCGCGCGGTCGGCGGGCTGCGCCGCCCCTACCACGTGATCGTCCGCGCGCTCTGCTACGCGAGCGCGACCGCGGCGCTCGTCCCGATCGTCACACCGCTCACGTTCGTCGGTCCGCTCGGCGGCGCGATCGGCTTCGCGTTCGGCGTGTGGTCGACGTGGATCCAGATCGTCGCGGTCTCCCGCATGCAGGGCATCGAGGCGCGGCGCGGCGCGCTCGCGTTCCTGCTCTGGCTCTCGCTCGCGACGATGTTCGCGTGCGTGCTCTTCACGATGCTCGCGGCGACGTTCGCCTCGCAGATCCGCATCCCGAACGTGTGA
- a CDS encoding isopenicillin N synthase family dioxygenase: MSAAAVSSEPSIPTVDLADLASTADPAARARAVTALREAFGVYGLVYVKGHGVSDVGALYDRFDTFTSRSLEEKQRFNRSDLWYQRGWTPPDTEKAVVASGQPDFKECWFCAPEPLPAEMKAQYPEIFADNVWPGDEELEARAMRAGHELHLAGLALLRGCALALGLPEGSLASRCEGGAHVFRLLRYLPLTAAQTKQKILWGEEHTDFNLLTLLPGGRFHDPSGEVAPAPDSGSGLYLRTRPSAEHPDGQLVRGTAPAGCIVAQVGQQLEILSGGTFLATPHVITAPHTPGWSRFSAAHFVHLNAHEIVFPLPEMRTPEAVRAYAPPVLAGTYSIKTLVDIGLAPKNALDKLGYRHYERLATIRARETTS; this comes from the coding sequence ATGTCCGCCGCTGCAGTCTCGTCCGAGCCGTCGATCCCGACCGTCGATCTCGCCGATCTCGCGTCCACTGCCGATCCCGCTGCCCGCGCGCGCGCCGTCACCGCGCTGCGCGAGGCGTTCGGTGTGTACGGCCTCGTCTACGTGAAGGGCCACGGCGTGAGCGACGTCGGCGCGCTCTACGATCGCTTCGACACGTTCACGTCGCGCAGCCTCGAGGAGAAGCAGCGCTTCAACCGCAGCGACCTCTGGTACCAGCGCGGATGGACGCCGCCCGACACCGAGAAGGCGGTCGTCGCGAGCGGTCAGCCGGACTTCAAGGAGTGCTGGTTCTGCGCGCCCGAGCCGCTCCCCGCGGAGATGAAGGCGCAGTACCCCGAGATCTTCGCCGACAACGTGTGGCCGGGCGACGAGGAGCTCGAGGCACGCGCGATGCGCGCCGGGCACGAGCTGCACCTCGCGGGGCTCGCGCTGCTGCGCGGATGCGCGCTCGCGCTCGGCCTGCCCGAGGGCTCGCTCGCGTCGCGCTGCGAGGGTGGCGCGCACGTGTTCCGCCTCTTGCGTTATCTCCCGCTCACCGCCGCGCAGACGAAGCAGAAGATCCTCTGGGGCGAGGAGCACACCGACTTCAACCTGCTCACGCTGCTCCCCGGCGGGCGGTTCCACGATCCGAGCGGCGAGGTCGCGCCCGCGCCCGACAGCGGAAGCGGGCTCTACCTGCGCACGCGCCCGAGCGCGGAGCACCCCGATGGCCAGCTCGTGCGCGGCACCGCGCCGGCGGGCTGCATCGTCGCGCAGGTCGGTCAGCAGCTCGAGATCCTCAGCGGCGGAACGTTCCTCGCGACGCCTCACGTGATCACCGCGCCGCACACGCCGGGCTGGTCGCGCTTCAGCGCCGCGCACTTCGTCCATCTCAACGCGCACGAGATCGTCTTCCCGCTGCCCGAGATGCGCACGCCCGAGGCGGTGCGCGCGTACGCGCCGCCGGTGCTCGCGGGCACGTACTCGATCAAGACGCTCGTCGACATCGGCCTCGCGCCGAAGAACGCGCTCGACAAGCTCGGGTATCGCCACTACGAGCGGCTCGCGACGATCCGCGCGCGAGAGACCACGAGCTGA
- a CDS encoding MYXO-CTERM sorting domain-containing protein — protein sequence MSWAGVPSPFADGPDGVVVLSGDGQRLARHVYRGISSGVVVFRREAGTWVYEDVIYPADTDASVNSSFGEVMHFSHDGSVLFVMAPDPYRRVGATEPTYAAIFRRAGRDWVFESTLTALVMPTPSLARLTGGFSADGRRAVVHMGSIVTFDYVGGAWTIAVERSDDGGFPLALSGDGNRLFLGTRMGVRAYTWSGAGWRFDATFAVPASPSFPIALVADRAGSRVAVTSGESPAPTRIHEQAGGAWIVIADRASPLPFRGMDLSDDGSTLAYGGRYGGTGGVPISNSAPVYVHETPSGWSDVGTFTYDDGPSRLTPVTGVVSVSVSADGVVFAMIGGATRVYRDERALGALCNRAPECASGHCAPNPNGYAYCCDVSCEGECADCRSGHCAPHAFPDVCRASRGPCDAVETCAGSLACPPDAVAPAGTTCRAAAGECDLAELCDGSTIDCPEDAVARSGTECRAASGVCDAAEQCSGIAPECPADAARADGTSCSDPGRCDGESRCAAGACIPGAPVECDDGDACTADVCAASGACESAPIAGCCNTDEECDDGDACTRDTCGAHRCDHRDICLDAGAARADGGSLPDASVRVDGGRPRDGGHPRDGGASGAADATIDADAHAAPRTGGSCACRAGIASPPSALTLFVVVALGAFAARRRRVARGLDS from the coding sequence TTGAGCTGGGCGGGGGTCCCGAGCCCATTCGCCGATGGCCCCGATGGAGTCGTGGTGCTGTCGGGCGATGGACAGCGTCTCGCGCGTCACGTCTATCGCGGCATCTCCAGCGGCGTCGTCGTGTTCCGTCGAGAAGCCGGCACGTGGGTCTACGAGGACGTGATCTACCCCGCGGACACCGATGCTTCCGTCAATTCGAGCTTCGGCGAGGTGATGCACTTCTCGCACGACGGCAGCGTCCTCTTCGTCATGGCGCCGGACCCCTACCGCCGAGTCGGCGCCACCGAGCCCACGTATGCCGCGATCTTCCGGCGCGCCGGCCGCGACTGGGTCTTCGAGAGCACGCTCACGGCGCTCGTCATGCCCACGCCGAGCCTGGCCCGGCTCACCGGCGGCTTCTCCGCCGACGGGCGCCGCGCGGTGGTCCACATGGGATCGATCGTGACGTTCGACTACGTCGGCGGCGCGTGGACGATCGCCGTCGAGCGCTCGGACGACGGTGGGTTTCCGCTCGCGCTCTCCGGCGACGGCAACCGCCTCTTCCTCGGCACCCGGATGGGCGTGCGCGCGTACACCTGGAGCGGCGCCGGGTGGAGGTTCGACGCGACGTTCGCGGTGCCAGCGAGCCCGTCGTTCCCAATCGCGCTGGTCGCGGATCGAGCGGGCTCGCGGGTCGCCGTCACCAGCGGCGAGTCTCCGGCTCCCACGCGGATCCACGAGCAAGCGGGCGGCGCCTGGATCGTGATCGCCGATCGCGCATCACCGCTCCCGTTCCGCGGGATGGACCTGTCCGACGATGGCTCGACCCTCGCGTACGGCGGGCGGTACGGCGGCACCGGCGGCGTGCCGATCTCCAACAGCGCGCCGGTCTACGTCCACGAGACCCCCAGCGGCTGGTCCGACGTGGGAACGTTCACGTACGACGACGGGCCGAGCCGGCTCACGCCCGTCACCGGCGTCGTGTCCGTCTCGGTGAGCGCGGACGGCGTGGTGTTCGCGATGATCGGCGGCGCCACGCGTGTCTATCGCGACGAGCGCGCGCTCGGCGCGCTGTGCAATCGCGCCCCGGAGTGCGCGAGCGGACACTGCGCTCCCAACCCCAACGGCTACGCGTATTGCTGCGACGTCTCCTGCGAGGGCGAGTGCGCCGACTGTCGGAGCGGGCACTGCGCGCCGCACGCATTCCCCGACGTCTGTCGAGCGAGCCGCGGCCCTTGCGACGCAGTCGAGACGTGCGCGGGATCGCTCGCGTGCCCGCCCGACGCGGTGGCGCCCGCGGGCACGACGTGCCGCGCCGCAGCCGGCGAGTGCGATCTCGCGGAGCTGTGCGACGGGAGCACGATCGACTGTCCCGAGGACGCGGTCGCTCGTTCGGGCACCGAGTGTCGCGCCGCGTCCGGCGTGTGCGACGCCGCCGAGCAGTGCAGCGGGATCGCGCCCGAGTGCCCCGCCGACGCGGCGCGCGCCGACGGAACGAGCTGCTCCGACCCGGGCCGCTGCGATGGCGAGTCGCGGTGCGCCGCCGGCGCGTGCATCCCCGGCGCGCCGGTCGAGTGCGACGACGGCGACGCTTGCACTGCCGACGTCTGCGCCGCGAGCGGTGCGTGCGAGAGCGCGCCGATCGCCGGCTGCTGCAACACCGACGAAGAGTGCGACGACGGCGATGCGTGCACGCGCGACACGTGCGGCGCGCATCGCTGCGATCACCGCGACATCTGCCTCGACGCGGGCGCGGCGCGCGCGGACGGCGGCAGCCTCCCCGACGCGAGTGTGCGCGTCGACGGCGGGCGCCCGCGAGACGGCGGGCATCCGCGAGACGGCGGCGCGAGCGGCGCAGCGGACGCGACGATCGACGCCGACGCCCATGCAGCACCACGAACCGGCGGGAGCTGCGCGTGCCGCGCGGGCATCGCGTCGCCGCCGAGCGCGCTCACGCTCTTCGTGGTCGTCGCGCTCGGTGCGTTCGCTGCGCGCCGACGTCGCGTCGCGCGCGGACTCGATTCGTGA
- a CDS encoding antibiotic biosynthesis monooxygenase family protein produces the protein MHRRTSAILILAAILLFPACDTGSSTADTRDASSPDDAGACSPGVLEDDLESAFGLVGPGVDPETGELAPPGPEGYIVSSTYGAAQPTAEAQARFGELIGDIVPELMNNPGVVAFELRSSASCGTGRTLAIWRDAASMYAFVASAPHATAMAEAADVTMPGFRTTHWMADDLADASWTAAAEHVAADAD, from the coding sequence ATGCACCGTAGAACCTCCGCGATCCTGATCCTCGCCGCGATCCTGCTCTTCCCCGCGTGCGACACCGGCTCGTCGACGGCCGACACACGCGACGCGTCGAGCCCCGACGACGCCGGCGCGTGCTCGCCCGGCGTGCTCGAGGACGACCTCGAGAGCGCGTTCGGGCTCGTCGGCCCGGGGGTCGATCCCGAGACGGGCGAGCTCGCTCCGCCGGGCCCGGAGGGCTACATCGTGAGCTCGACGTACGGCGCGGCGCAGCCCACGGCCGAGGCGCAGGCGCGCTTCGGCGAGCTGATCGGCGACATCGTGCCCGAGCTGATGAACAACCCGGGCGTCGTCGCGTTCGAGCTGCGCAGCTCGGCCTCGTGCGGCACCGGGCGCACCCTCGCGATCTGGCGCGACGCCGCGTCGATGTACGCGTTCGTCGCGAGCGCGCCGCACGCGACCGCGATGGCGGAGGCCGCCGACGTGACGATGCCGGGCTTCCGCACGACGCACTGGATGGCCGACGACCTCGCCGACGCGAGCTGGACCGCGGCCGCCGAGCACGTCGCCGCCGACGCGGACTGA
- the thiO gene encoding glycine oxidase ThiO, with product MSSPEVVVIGGGVMGCAIALRLATRGLRPVVLERSVPGAEASSVAAGILAPRIEHGEPGVATRCGVRSRELHERLAEELRERAGVDVGFRRCGAMIVATEDGEDLEARARALIEGGAEAEHLDAGEARLREPELGPAVRGAIDLREEAQVEPPVLLRALAIAAERAGARFRSGATVRGVRTEGARVTGVLVDDGAIDAAHVVVAAGSWTALVPGLPAPAQVVRPIRGQLVHTERRPCIASRIVFGAGGYVVPRPDGRIVCGATMEDAGFAKEVTLGGVATVIARATRVFPALADAPLVSSAVNFRPASPDELPLVGPAGPEGLWLATGHHRNGILLAPLTAVLIAEMIAEGGTSIPDAAALDPRRFARGSA from the coding sequence GTGTCGTCGCCCGAGGTCGTGGTGATCGGTGGAGGCGTGATGGGCTGCGCGATCGCGCTGCGGCTCGCGACGCGCGGGCTGCGCCCGGTGGTGCTCGAGCGCAGCGTGCCGGGCGCCGAGGCGTCGAGCGTCGCGGCCGGAATCCTCGCGCCGCGCATCGAGCACGGCGAGCCCGGCGTCGCGACGCGCTGCGGGGTGCGCAGCCGCGAGCTCCACGAGCGGCTCGCGGAGGAGCTGCGAGAGCGCGCGGGCGTCGACGTCGGGTTCCGTCGCTGCGGCGCGATGATCGTCGCGACCGAGGACGGAGAGGACCTCGAGGCGCGCGCGCGCGCGCTCATCGAGGGCGGCGCGGAGGCCGAGCACCTCGACGCCGGCGAGGCGCGCCTGCGAGAGCCCGAGCTCGGTCCCGCGGTGCGCGGCGCGATCGATCTCCGCGAAGAAGCGCAGGTCGAGCCGCCCGTGCTGCTGCGCGCGCTCGCGATCGCGGCCGAGCGCGCCGGCGCTCGCTTCCGCTCGGGCGCGACGGTGCGCGGTGTCCGGACCGAGGGCGCACGCGTCACGGGCGTGCTCGTCGACGACGGAGCGATCGACGCCGCGCACGTCGTCGTCGCCGCCGGGAGCTGGACCGCGCTGGTGCCCGGCCTCCCCGCCCCCGCGCAGGTCGTGCGCCCGATCCGCGGCCAGCTCGTGCACACCGAGCGACGGCCGTGCATCGCATCGCGCATCGTGTTCGGCGCGGGCGGCTACGTCGTGCCGCGCCCCGATGGACGCATCGTCTGCGGCGCGACGATGGAGGACGCCGGCTTCGCGAAGGAGGTCACGCTCGGCGGCGTCGCGACCGTGATCGCGCGCGCCACGCGCGTGTTCCCCGCGCTCGCCGACGCACCGCTCGTGAGCAGCGCGGTCAACTTCCGCCCCGCGAGCCCCGACGAGCTCCCGCTGGTCGGTCCCGCCGGCCCCGAGGGCCTCTGGCTCGCGACGGGCCACCACCGCAACGGCATCCTGCTCGCGCCGCTCACCGCGGTGCTGATCGCCGAGATGATCGCGGAGGGCGGCACGTCGATCCCCGACGCCGCCGCGCTCGATCCGCGTCGCTTCGCGCGAGGGTCCGCGTGA